The Misgurnus anguillicaudatus chromosome 21, ASM2758022v2, whole genome shotgun sequence genome includes a window with the following:
- the chmp5b gene encoding charged multivesicular body protein 5, protein MNRIFGRGKAKGPPPNLSDCISTVDGRAESVDKKIARLDAELMKYKDQMKKMRDGPSKNMVKQKAMRVLKQKRMYEGQKDQLMQQSFNMEQANYTIQTLKDTKTTVDAMKIGAKEMKKAYKNVKIDKIEDLQDQLEDMMEDANEVQEALSRSYGTPDIDEDDLAAELDALGDELLLDDDNSYLDEASSAPAIPEGVPGDRSTNRDGVLVDEFGLPQIPAT, encoded by the exons ATGAATCGCATCTTTGGACGAGGAAAAGCAAAAGGACCGCCACCGAACCTCTCGGACTGTATTTCAACT GTTGACGGTCGAGCAGAGTCCGTGGATAAGAAGATAGCCAGACTTGATGCAGAACTGATGAAATATAAAGATCAGATGAAGAAAATGAGGGATGGACCATCAAAG AACATGGTGAAGCAGAAAGCCATGCGTGTCCTCAAACAGAAGAGAAT GTATGAAGGGCAGAAAGATCAGTTAATGCAGCAGTCATTTAACATGGAGCAGGCGAACTACACCATCCAAACACTGAAAGACACAAAAACTACG GTGGATGCAATGAAAATTGGAgccaaagaaatgaagaaagctTACAAGAATGTTAAAATTGATAAGATTGAG GATCTACAGGATCAGCTGGAGGACATGATGGAAGACGCAAATGAAGTTCAGGAGGCTCTCAGTCGCAGTTATGGGACACCAGACATCGATGAAGATGACCTGGCGGCCG AGCTGGATGCGCTTGGCGATGAGCTCTTATTGGATGATGATAACTCGTATTTGGATGAAGCCTCCTCAGCTCCAGCTATACCTGAGGGTGTGCCGGGAGATAGGAGTACTAAC CGGGATGGAGTACTGGTGGACGAATTCGGCCTTCCTCAGATTCCAGctacataa
- the fastkd3 gene encoding FAST kinase domain-containing protein 3, mitochondrial, whose translation MAKTLVLRLHLLRHLVAQVPSSLTVCAVRHRCSPRLQTSTVFSPTCSKLSPRAVCTTTRDPLFLAVGSVRPHQELLTGGIGQLHHLTSGEDRIFTDRLSSCTSSQQVLRLLRSYPDLSSASAASVLHRLADLEQDDGRGLKNPQLLSDVALNKLCQKLEKDSAVLEDDVVVRALLGCTRLYLDPWSRLLVRLVSESQERLDLGRLSVEALCELSRALFALEGPDCGMVKQAMTQLENKDPAQWNTAELVSVYRTLASGLSEGGRYPELLNEMNAQALRLTQRMDPAAISEILDALVTLGQTQALPLVIALCKQAVRHVQNFTDAELTAVLSALMHYGHSDRFLVEALERHVPKIAFSAHAETITKVMQYFGRRRILSQPVFNTVAESLVYRAEEYSTWQVSQQIVALGMLGYVPPDAARLFRKVESVLNARFLQFQPRALLDLLHACTLLQRYPLNFVSKVFSPYFMQQLQEEGSGMDRMVLAQLTQLYMTVKLECPFYNGPRLLPKFRVKSFLAPGQSLETQVEAQLYNSVKSGLVDLLGARSYFASRVLTPYCYTLDVEIKLDEEGYVLPASHVDEVHKRIALCIDGSKRFAVNAKQLLGKESIKQRHLKILGYDVVQIPYYEFEKLKDKKEIVDYLHKKIFPHSYRLSW comes from the exons ATGGCCAAAACGCTGGTGCTGAGGCTGCATCTGCTCAGGCATTTGGTGGCCCAAGTCCCTTCATCACTGACTGTATGTGCTGTTAGGCATCGTTGTTCTCCTCGTCTTCAGACCTCCACTGTCTTCTCTCCAACCTGCTCCAAACTCAGTCCGAGGGCTGTTTGCACTACGACTCGAGACCCTCTTTTCCTTGCCGTCGGATCTGTTCGTCCTCACCAGGAGCTCCTCACCGGTGGAATCGGTCAGTTGCACCACCTGACTTCAGGGGAGGACCGCATCTTTACGGACCGCCTGTCTTCCTGCACATCATCCCAGCAAGTTCTGCGTCTCTTGCGATCTTATCCCGACCTGTCAAGCGCATCAGCGGCTTCTGTACTTCACCGATTGGCCGATCTGGAGCAGGACGATGGCCGTGGTCTTAAAAACCCACAATTGCTGTCAGACGTGGCCTTGAACAAACTTTGTCAAAAACTGGAAAAAGATTCAGCCGTGTTAGAAGACGATGTCGTGGTTCGAGCTCTGTTGGGCTGCACGCGCCTTTATCTTGACCCCTGGAGTCGCCTGCTGGTACGGCTGGTGTCCGAAAGTCAGGAGAGATTGGACTTGGGAAGGTTAAGCGTTGAGGCGCTATGTGAGTTATCCAGGGCTTTATTTGCGTTGGAAGGGCCCGACTGTGGTATGGTTAAACAAGCTATGACTCAGCTCGAAAATAAAGATCCAGCCCAATGGAATACAGCAGAGCTAGTGAGCGTTTATCGTACGCTAGCATCTGGTTTGAGCGAAGGCGGACGCTACCCGGAGCTTTTGAATGAAATGAACGCTCAGGCGCTTCGACTCACGCAGCGGATGGATCCAGCGGCCATAAGCGAGATTCTAGATGCTTTAGTGACTTTGGGACAGACGCAAGCATTGCCACTGGTTATAGCACTCTGCAAGCAAGCTGTCCGTCACGTGCAAAACTTCACAGATGCAGAATTGACTGCGGTATTGTCTGCACTCATGCATTACGGTCACAGCGATCGCTTTCTCGTGGAAGCTCTCGAACGGCACGTGCCCAAGATAGCCTTCAGCGCACATGCAGAAACCATAACCAAAGTGATGCAGTATTTCGGGCGAAGACGCATACTTTCTCAACCCGTTTTTAACACGGTAGCCGAGAGTTTGGTGTACCGTGCGGAGGAGTACTCCACCTGGCAGGTGTCTCAGCAGATTGTGGCGCTGGGAATGTTGGGATACGTGCCTCCCGACGCGGCCAGATTGTTCCGAAAGGTGGAGTCAGTTTTGAATGCCAGGTTTTTGCAGTTTCAGCCCAGAGCTCTTCTGGACCTGCTGCACGCCTGTACTTTGCTCCAGAGGTATCCGCTTAACTTCGTCTCCAAAGTCTTCAGCCCGTACTTCATGCAGCAACTGCAGG AGGAGGGAAGTGGGATGGATCGCATGGTGCTCGCTCAGTTGACTCAGCTCTACATGACTGTGAAACTCGAGTGTCCTTTCTATAAT GGCCCACGACTTTTACCCAAGTTTCGTGTGAAGTCTTTTTTGGCTCCTGGACAGTCTCTGGAGACGCAAGTGGAAGCTCAGCTTTACAATTCAGTGAAATCTGGCCTTGTGGATCTGCTGGGAGCTCGATCTTACTTTGCGTCCAGAGTACTTACACCATATTGCTATACGCTAG ATGTTGAGATAAAACTGGATGAAGAAGGATATGTCCTGCCAGCTTCTCATGTAGATGAGGTCCATAAGAG AATCGCTTTGTGTATTGATGGGTCAAAGCGCTTTGCAGTAAATGCAAAACAGTTACTGGGTAAAGAATCCATCAAACAACGACATCTGAAGATTCTTGGATATGACGTTGTTCAG aTTCCATATTATGAGTTTGAGAAACTCAAAGACAAAAAAGAAATCGTAGATTATCTGCACAAGAAGATCTTTCCTCACAGTTACAGACTGAGCTGGTAA
- the myl12.1 gene encoding myosin, light chain 12, genome duplicate 1, protein MSSKRAKGKTLKKRPQRATSNVFAMFDQSQIQEFKEAFNMIDQNRDGFVDKEDLHDMLASLGKDPKEDYLEAMMQEAPGPINFTMFLTMFGEKLNGTDPEDVIRNAFACFDEEGTGFIHEDYLRELLTTMGDRFTDEEVDELFREAPIDKKSNFNYVEFTRILKHGAKDKDD, encoded by the exons ATGTCAAGCAAACGCGCAAAGGGAAAGACCCTTAAGAAGCGCCCCCAGCGCGCAACCTCCAATGTCTTTGCTATGTTCGACCAGTCGCAGATTCAGGAGTTTAAAGAAGCATTCAACATGATCGACCAGAACCGTGATGGTTTTGTAGATAAAGAGGATCTGCATGACATGCTGGCATCTCTTG GAAAGGACCCAAAAGAGGATTATTTGGAGGCAATGATGCAAGAAGCCCCAGGCCCTATAAATTTCACCATGTTTCTCACTATGTTTGGAGAGAAACTGAATGGCACAGATCCAGAGGACGTCATCCGGAATGCGTTTGCCTGCTTTGATGAGGAAGGAACAG GCTTCATTCATGAGGACTACTTGCGAGAACTTCTGACCACCATGGGCGATCGCTTCACAGATGAGGAGGTTGATGAGCTTTTCAGAGAAGCACCCATTGATAAAAAGAGCAATTTTAACTATGTGGAGTTCACCCGTATTCTGAAACATGGAGCCAAAGACAAGGACGATTAG